The Chanodichthys erythropterus isolate Z2021 chromosome 14, ASM2448905v1, whole genome shotgun sequence genome window below encodes:
- the LOC137035738 gene encoding zinc finger and SCAN domain-containing protein 1-like: protein MQSSSGTPFAEIISSLAGLQQEQHQALLDLRRDQERSFQVIVQAQQEDRERFRSWIDREVRPEATEHRAVPAHLPFNKMGSADDPEAFLDLFEKTAELSGWPRDQWPMRLVPLLSGESQIAAQQLPVQNLLVFDDLKRAILQRVGRSPEEHRQRFRSLELAESGRPFVMAQQLRDSCRKWLLAEGSDVEKIVDRVVLEQFITRLPKKTAEWVQCHRPTSLDSAIHLAEDHMVACPGVGEPLPSASLSPSPSSVPLSHPVPLPRSRPPGYPRVPPRGRGGFDQSQSGTPRAPPRRAGLVSTGRDPTPVSPLSPRQSFTPPPATGAAGRSGPACWRCGDPEHFIDKCPVMEVGTMVRVPDAPQAAPGQAGWYQIP, encoded by the coding sequence ATGCAATCGTCCTCCGGAACGCCATTTGCGGAGATTATCAGCAGCCTCGCGGGCCTACAACAGGAACAACATCAGGCCCTGCTGGACTTGCGGAGAGATCAGGAAAGATCTTTTCAAGTCATCGTCCAagcccagcaggaggaccgcgagaggttccggagctggattgaccgggaggttcgACCGGAAGCCACGGAACATCGCGCTGTGCCCGCCCACCTGCCATTCAACAAAATGGGATCTGCGGACGACCCGGAGGCATTCCTGGACCTTTTTGAAAAGACGGCCGAGCTGTCAGGCTGGCCGCGGGACCAGTGGCCGATGCGCCTGGTCCCGCTGCTCTCCGGGGAGTCCCAGATAGCGGCACAGCAGCTTCCGGTCCAGAATCTCCTGGTCTTCGACGACCTGAAGAGGGCCATCCTCCAGCGGGTCGGCCGGAGCCCTGAGGAACACCGACAGCGTTTCCGCTCGCTCGAGCTGGCTGAGTCCGGCCGACCCTTCgtgatggcccaacagctccgggactcctgccgcaaatggctgttggctgagggaagcgacgtggaGAAGATCGTCGATCGAGTGGTGCTGGAGCAGTTTATCACTCGGCTACCGAAGAAGacagccgagtgggtccagtgccaccgccccacgtcgctggactcgGCCATCCATCTCGCGGAGGACCATATGGTGGCGTGCCCCGGGGTCGGCGAACCCCTCCCATctgcttctctctctccctctccatCTTCTGTCCCTCTCTCTCATCCTGTCCCTTTACCCAGGTCACGGCCGCCTGGATATCCGCGTGTCCCGCCCCGGGGGCGGGGCGGGTTTGACCAGAGCCAGTCCGGGACTCCACGTGCCCCGCCCAGGAGGGCGGGACTGGTTTCCACGGGACGGGATCCCACTCCTGTTTCTCCGCTTTCTCCACGCCAATCATTTACCCCACCCCCTGCCACTGGGGCGGCGgggaggtctgggccggcctgttggcgttgcggggacccggagcaTTTCATAGATAAATGCCCGGTGATGGAGGTTGGGACAATGGTTCGGGTCCCGGACGCCCCGCAGGCtgcccccggtcaagctggctggtaccaaatacct